The window GGCGTGCCCTGCCGTTCGGGGGCCAGCACAATGCGATAATCGTCGGTCAGAATGTAGGCATCGGAGCGCACGGCCAGCAGGTCGTCGGTGCGCTTGACCGGCGCGAAGCGGGCGCGCGGCACGCGGATGGCCTGCGCGCCGTCGAACACGGCGATGGCCGATCCCATGGCCGTCTCCAACTGGTAGACCGGCGTCGAGTCGGGGTCGCGGGGATCGATGGTCTTGCGATTGCGGATCATCGGCAGGCCCAGCCGGAAATCGCGCTCCAGCAACACCCGTTTCAAGGTGGGCAGATGGAGCCACAGGTTGTTGGTGTTGAAGTAGCGATGGCGCTCGATGTCCTGGAAGGCGTCCATATCGTCGTCGGGGCATTGGGCGATTTCGCGCAGCACGAGGCGGCCGTCCTTCAGACGCGCCAGATGGCCGCCCTTGCGGTCGGCCGGCGTGCGGTCGGCCACTTCCATCAGGAACGGCAAGCGGTTGTCGATGAAATGGCCCAGGATAGACAGATCGAGCACCGCCCCCAGATTGTCGGCGTTGGAGATGAAGGCGTTCTCGAAGCCGGCGGCCAATAGTTGATCGAGCATCCCGCTCGTCACCAGCGCCACGTACAGGTCGCCATGCCCCGGCGGGCACCACTCCAGCTCGCTATCTTCCGGCCAGTGGGCCGGGGCCAACGTATCGACCTCGACCTTGGGTTGTTTGTGTTGCAGGAAGCTGAGCGGCAGACGGCCGCACAATGACGAGTAGTGGTTCAGCACGGCCAACGATTCTTCGTTGGTGGCAAAGCTGTTCATCAGCAGGAGCGGCGCGCCCACCCCAATCGCCTGGCGGGCGATGATGTCGAGAAAGGTCAGATCGTTCTTGACCGTCAGCAAAGATTTCGGCCCCACCAGCCCCATGCCTGTGCCCAGCCCGCCATTGAGTTTGATGATGATGGTGCGCTCGACCGCCGCGCGCCCAATCTCGGCCAGATTGCGCGGCAAGCGAGCCGCGTCGGTCAACGATTCGACCGGGACGATGTGGCCCTCGGCGATCAGGCCGTCATCACCGGCGGTTAGTTTGTCATAGTAGTAGGCGAAATTATCGATGAACGTCTCGGATAATTGTTCGGCTTCCATCCGGTCGACGAACGGGGTAAATTGGGCCGAATAAGATTTCATTGTATTTCCTCAAGCCGTCGCTGATTGTTGGCCGGCTGCTCATGGGGTCCTGTTGTGTTGTGTGTCCGATGAATTCTACAGGACGATGCTTATCGTTTGTCTTAAGTATGTTTGCGCCGCGGCCGCCACAACAACAGGCCGGCCAAGCCGAACCCGGCCAGGACAAACACCAGCCACACGGCCACCTCGGCCAGCGTGCGGCTGCCGGGGCGGCCGCTCTGGGCACGCCGCCAGGTGGCCTCCAGCTGTTCCGGCGACAGTTTAGTGGCCTGCCGCACCGCCGTCGGGCAGTCGTCGCCGGCGGCGAAGGCGTTGACCAGATCGACCACGGCCCGATCGCCATAGGTCGCGGCAATAAAGGCCACCAGTGCCTCGCTCTGCGCCGCCGCCAGATCGTCATCTATCGCCAGCCCGGCGCACAATTCCCCGAAGGGGATCGTCGTCTCGGCCACCAGGGCCGAGCGCAAGGCGTCGTCGAGGATGGGGTCACTCTGACCGCGCACCATGCCCGCCAAGCCGCGCCGCAGCCAGGGCGGCACATTGAGTGCATACTGATTTAAGCCCTGATAGAGCAACAGGTCAACCAGCTCGCGTGATAGCTCATGGCGCAGTTCCGTTTCGGCCGTCTGCGGATTGACGACCGTGACCAGCGCCACGCCCAGATCGGGGTAGGTCCGGCCGGGGACGTACTCCCGCCCAGCCAGCAGCAGGGCCGCGCCCAGATCGGCCGTGGAGGGGTAGATATAGACGTCGAACGGGATGATGTGCTCCAGTGGGACGAGGCGACCGATCGCCGGCAGCATCTCGAAGGTGATCGCCCGCGCCGTCTCGCCCAGCGCCTCATCGTCGGCCGTCCAATGGATGCGAATGCTGCCCCCGCCCTGCTCGTCGGTGCTCACCAGTTGCCGCCAGATAAACTGATCGTCCACGTAACTGATGACCTGTTCGGGGACGCGCAACGGCGTGCCGATCTCGCGCCCCAATTCCCACCAATAGGTGATGGAGCCGAAGGGCGGTAGGCGGGTCTGGGACAGGTCGAGCGTATAGACCACCTCCGCCCGCTCGCCCGGCGTGATGGGCACATCCACGGAAAAGGAGTCGGGCGAGGCCCCCAGCCGGAAAAAGAGGGTGACGGACTCAATCCGGCCAACGTTGGCCGCGGCCAGATGAAAATTCATCGATTGGCCGTAGACGTAATCGGCGGTGGAACGCAACTCTATTTGCTCGTCCTGCCGGGCGGCGACCAACAACAGTGGTAGCAGCCAGAGCACGAGCAGCCCGCGCACGCGACGGGGAGTAATAGAGGACAGCAGCGAGATCATAGGCCCAATACGGTGATCGCCGCGGCAATGGTCAGCGGACTGATCAGCGTTGAAAAAACTACTATACGCGCCACGGTCGAAGTGGGCAAGCCGAACTCGGCGGCCAGGATCAGATTGATGACCGCCGCGGGCATGGCTGACTCAATGATCATCGCGCTGCGGCCGGCGCCTTGCAAGCCCAGCAAGGCGGCGATAGCAATCCCAACCAGCGGCCCGCCCAGCAAGCGCAGGCCAACCGCCGGCCATACCAGACGGCCATCTGCCTCGGGCTGCATGTCGGCGATCTGCATCCCCAGGGCCACCAGCATGAGGGGAATGGCCCCGCTCCCGGCAATGGTGATGCCGTTCATCAGCGGCGCGGGCACGGGCAGCCGAAAGGCGTAGACGACAATCGCCAGCAGCACGGCATAGACGGCGGGCAAGCGCACAATGCGTTGCCCGGTTGCGCGCCAACTCACGCGCCCCAGCGAGGCAATGGCAACGCCCAGCGTATAAGCCATGATCGTACTGGTGACATAATAGACCACGCCCCGCGCCAACCCCTCGTCGCCATAGCGCAATTGCAGCAGCGTCAACCCATAGTTACCGGCATTCACGAACATCGCCACGATGAGCAGCGTCGCCAATGCCGCGCGATCGAGATGTAACAGGCGGGCCAACACCAGAGCCAGCCCCCCGGTCACGAGAATACTCACCGCGGAAAAGGCAACCAGCACGGCCAATTCATCCGCCGGTAAGTTGGACGTTGCCAGGGAGGAAAAAACGAGGCAGGGGCTAAGGATGTAGAAAATGACGCTGGACAGCGTACCGCTATCCAGCGCCAAGCGCCGCCGCAGCAGGTAGCCGAACGAGACCACCAGCATAATCGGCAGAATATTCTGCGTCAGGACGTGGAGAAAGACGTTCAATTGAGGCGCAGGTCATCGGGGAAAGCGTCATCATCCTCGTCATCGTCGAAAGCGAGCAGATCGAACTCACTGCCCATCATGTCCATCTCCTCCAGTGCCTCGTCGATGGCGTCGTAGAACTCTTCAAAGTCCGGGTCTTCGGCCAGACGCGAGAGCAAGGCCGTCACCCGTTCCCCGCCGATTTGACCCAGGGCATAGACGGCGGCCAACCCGACTTCCAACTCTTTATCCGTCAGGAGTTCTTCCAGCGCGTCAATCGCTGATTGCGAGCCGATCATGCCGCAGGCGCGCGCCGCCTCGGCCCGGAAGTCGGGCGAAAGGCTGCCCAGTTCCGCCTCCAGGATAGGCAACCAGCGGTCATCGGCCGAGTTGCCCATGGCGAAGATGGCGCTCAACTGCATGTCGTCGTTGCCCTCTTCATAGGCATCATCGATCAACTCGGCCACGCGCGGATGGCCGGAGGCGGAGACGGCTTCCAGCGCCGCCCGCTTCACCTCCTGCGCGACCAGCGGCTTGTCGTATTCGGCCAACAAGGCCTCGATGATGGACGTTTCCAGTTCAGTGTCGATCTGGCCCCACTCGGCCAGCAGGATGTAGTGGGCCAAGGCCCGCGCCGCCGATGCGCGCACGCTCACGTCCGGGTCGCTCTTGAGCATGGTCAATATCGGCGCAACGATGTCGGGGGATTCGGCATCCCACACGCCATCGAGCGCGGCCACGCGCACCACCGCCGCCTTATCCGTGAACAGATGGGCAAACAGCGGCGTGAAATCGACGATGTAGTTATCCTCGGCGATGTCGGCCATGTGGCGGGCCAGGGCCAGACGGCGCTCCTCGGCCACCTCCGGCCACTCCTTCTTGAAGGTGCGATAATCGGCCTCGGACAGATCCGACAAGCGATAGATCAGATGGATCGGCATATCCTCGCTTGTGAACAGCGACGTCAATACCACGGCGAAAGGCAACTCTTTGTGTGTGGTCATAGTCCAGCTAATTGGTTTTATTGAATCGGGATGATTGGGTTGATGATGTCCTGAACGATCAAGACAAACATCAGGGCCAGCAGAACCAACATGCCGATGACGTGCACCATGCCCTCGCGCTCCGGTTCGATGCGCCGGCCGCGAACGGCCTCGATGAGCACGAACAGGATGCGGCCGCCGTCCAGCGCCGGGATGGGCAGCAGGTTGGTCAGGCCCAGGGCGATGCTGATGAAGGAAGCCATCGTCAGGATGGGATAGAGCGTCCGGCCGGAGGCGGAAGATTCGGCCGCCTCGCCGGCGATCTGGCTGATGCCGACGATGCTGACCGGGCGCGCCTCCTGCGGGGTGATCTCGCCGTTGATCAGCATGGACGGCAGCCGGGCATAGAGGGAGATATATTCCCACATGAATTGGCCAGAACCGACGAGAGCCTCAATGGGGTTGCGGCCGATGCGCGGCCCCTCGCCCAGGCCAATGCCCAACGGTCCCTCGATCGCGGCGTCATATTCGCCCGCGCGGCGGGGGATGACCGTCACTGTCTGCTCCTGGCCGCCGCGCAGGATGAGCAGATCGATCTCCGTCCCGGCCCGTTCGGCCACAGCATTGATGAGCGTGCCGGCCGACATGACCATGCGCCCCTCGACTTCCAGGAGCACGTCGCCGCTCTGCAAGCCGCCGACGGCCGCCGGCGAACCGGGGTTGACGTCGCCCACCTGCACCGCCGGCGCGCCCAACACCAACGCCAACCAGAAGAAGAAGATGGCGGTGATGAAGTTCATGCCCGATCCGGCGGCCAGCACGAACAGGCGCGCCTTTTTGGACGCGGCGGCCAGGCCGCCGGGCACGCCGGGGTTATCTTCGCCGGCCGGGCGCACGAAACCGCCGACCGGAATCCAGTTGAGGGAGTAGATCGTGCCGTTGCGCTCAAAGAGCTTGACGGCCCGCGGCGGCAGACCGAAGCCGAATTCCTCGACCTGAACCTTCACCAACTTGGCCGCCGCGAAGTGGCCGAATTCGTGGATCAACACGATCGGCGTCAGAATGATCAGAAAGCCACCGATGGCCCACAGGATATTTGAATCGAACATAATGTTTTTCCCGCTACGACTGTTCGCACCCCGGTCAACTTTGGCGAGCGAACGCGAGCATTGTTGATTAACCCAAGTTGCTACCTTGTTTAACAAAAAGGAGTCCATGAACTATCCTAGTGGTTGGTAACACGCCAATGTCCGCAACCAACCAGGAGTAATTCATGGACACCGAGATCATAACCATTTACTGTCTGTGTGACGACTTTTTGAAAGCGATGAACCACGTCGAAGACCGCCAACGCCGCCTGATTGACGCCGAAGTGATGACCGTAGCCATTGTGGCTGCGCGGTACTTCGGCGGCATCATCGAGCGGGCACGGGTGATGCTGGCCGAGCCACGTTACATGCCCCTGATGGTGAGTCGGAGCCGGCTGAATCGCCGTCTGCGACGGGTCATGCCGCTCTTGCTGAGCCTCTTTGAGACGTTGGCCGAGGAGTGGAAGGCGCAGAACGAGGCGTCGTGGTACGCTCTGGACACCTTTCCGGTGGCCGCGTGTGACCCGTACCGCGTCATCCGCGTTCGTCTCTATGACGGCGAGGCGTATCGCGGCTATCAGGCCAGTAAGCGCCGGTACTACTATGGCCTCAAGCTCCATCTGATGGTTACCGCCCACGGTCAGCCGGTCGAGTTCTTCCTGACCCCCGCTAGCTGTGGCGATGTCACCGGCTTGCAGTTGTTCAACTTTGACTTGCCGGAAGGCTCGCATGTCTATGCCGACAAGGCCTACAACGACTATCGCATTGAAGACGAACTGACCCAGGTAGGCATTCACCTCTTGCCCCTGCGCAAGAAGAACTCCAAGCGTCCCCACCCAGCGTGGTTGACCACCTTGATTAGTGCCAAGCGCAAAGTCGTTGAGACGGCAGGCAGCCTGATCCAGCGTTGCATGCCCAAGAGCATTCATGCCGTGACCGCCGCTGGTTTTGAGATGAAGGTCGTCCTGTTCGTCCTGGGCCTTAGCTTGCATTATGTCCTAGGGTAGCAACTTGGGTTGATTATATGTCTATCAGACGTTCGACCGCAAGAGGCAGGTTCCCGATCTAACACCCCTCTAACCAGCCGAATTCACGCCGCCACGCTTGACAAGCGATCATTCGGCCGCTATTCTGTGCGGCAACAACCGAATATCGGGTAGCCCCCTCGCTCCGGCGCGGCTACCCGAGGGGCGAGACAGCGCAAGGCCTGGAGTAGTGGGTAGTAGACAGTGGGTAGTGGGTAGTGGGCAGTGGGTAGTTCTATACTGACCACTGTCCACTACCCACTACCCACTAACTCCAGGTGACGAGGTGGAGGTTCCTCGCGGCGACGCGAGGCCAAGCCGGGTAGAGGCCAATGGTTTGAATAGACCAGAGCTTCCTTCCGGCGAAAATCGAACGATCAGCGGATGCCTCCCAGGGTCGATCACACTCTGAGCTTTTGCCCCTTCAACTGAGCGCGGCGACAAACCGGCACGGGTAACCGACCGACAAATCGCCGGGCAGGTGATCAACGAACAGGATCAATCGAAGGGGCGTCCCCGCGCAAACCACAATTGGGAACGCCTGCATGGCCGGTCATGGCCGCCGGATGAACGCGCCTCGCTTGCGCCGGGCAGCGTTCGCGCCGGAGCGCCGACAACCATGACCGCCACAACCCGTGGAGGTTGACCATGTGTGGTATTGTTGGTTACATCGGGCCGCGCCAGGCCCCCGAGATCGTCTTGCAAGGCTTGAAGCGGTTGGAGTATCGCGGCTATGATTCGGCCGGGATCGCCGCGTTGGGCGACGACGGCGCCATCGCCATCCGCCGCGACGTGGGTAAATTGGCCAATCTGGAGGCGACGCTGGCCGCCGCGCCGCTGGCCGGTCACGTCGCCATCGGCCACACGCGCTGGGCCACCCACGGCGCGCCCACCCAACGCAACGCCCATCCCCATCTGAGCATGAACGGCCGCGTCGTCCTCGTCCACAACGGCATCGTCGAGAACTTCAAGGCCCTGCGCGATGAATTGACCGCCGAGGGCGTCGAGTTTCGCTCGGAGACGGACACCGAGGTCATCGTCCAGTTGGCCGAGCGCTACATGGCCGGCGGGCAATCGCTGGAAGAGGCCGCCCGGCACACGCTGGGCCATCTGGAAGGGGCCAACGCCGTCGTCCTGATGAGCGCCGACCAGCCCGACCGCATCGTCTGCGCCCGCATCGGCAACGCCGGCGGCATCACCCTGGGCCTGGGCGAAGGCGAGATGTTCATCGCCTCCGACATCCCGGCCATCCTGGAATACACGCGGCAAATGATCTTTCTGGAGAGCCGGCAGATGGCGGTCATTACCGCCGGCGGCTATCGCGTCATGACCCTGGACGGCCGCCCGGTCGCCCCGGAACGCCACACCATCGCCTGGGACCCGGTCAGCGCCGTCAAGGGCGAATACAAGCACTTCATGCAAAAGGAGATCTTCGAGCAGCCGCGGGCGCTCATCGACACCCTGGGCGGCCGCGTCGATTTCGAGACCGGCTGTGTGACGCTGCCGGAGATGAACCTGACGCCGGAACTGGTGGCCCGCCTCAACAAGCTCATCATCGTCGCCTGTGGCACCAGCTACTACGCCGGGCTGGTGGGCAAGTTCATGATCGAGACCATCGCCCGCCTGCCGGTCGAGGTCGAATACGCCTCGGAATTTCGCTACTACAACCCTATTATTGACGAGCGCACGGCGGTGCTGTCCATCACCCAGAGCGGCGAGACGGCCGACACGCTGGCCGCCGCCGAACAGGCCCGCGGCCAGGGGGCGACGCTGTGGGCCATCGTCAATGCCATCGGCAGCCAATCGATGCGCCTGTCCGATGGGGCCATCCCCATGCACGCCGGGCCGGAGATCGGCGTCGCCAGCACCAAGGCCTTCACCAGCTCGCTGGCCGATCTCTATCTGCTGGCCTGTGCGCTGGGGGAGATGCGCGGCCTACTGACACCCCAACGCCGCCGGCAGTTGGCCGACGACGTGGCCCATTTGCCGGCGCTGGTCGGCCGGGCGCTGGAGCACGATGCCGCCTATCAGGCGTTGGCCGAGCGCTTCCACAAGGCCGAGAATTTCCTGTTCCTGGGTCGGGGTATCAACTACCCCATCGCGCTGGAAGGGGCGCTCAAGCTGAAGGAGATCAGCTACATCCACGCCGAAGGCTACCCGGCGGGCGAGATGAAGCACGGCCCCATCGCCCTGATCGATGAGTCAATGCCGGTGCTGGCGATTGTGACCAAGGATGCGCTCTACGACAAGATGATCAGCCAGGTGCAGCAGGCCAAGGCGCGCGGCGGCGTGGTCATCGCGTTGGCGACGGAGGGGGACGAGGCCATCCGCGCCGAGGCCGATCACGTCATCTACGTGCCGGAGACGCCGCCGCTGCTGGCCCCTATTGTCAACGTCGTGCCCCTACAACTGCTCAGCTACCACATCGCCGTGCGCCGCGGCGCGGACGTCGACCAGCCGCGCAACCTGGCTAAGAGTGTGACGGTGGAGTAGAGAAGAAAGAGAATCCACAGATTACACAGATTTCACAGATTTTTCTCTTATCTGTGAAATCTGTGTAATCTGTGGATTCTCCTCTTCTTACCCTAGCGAAAACTTATATCAGGCGAAGGCGGTCGCGGGTTGAAGGGTCGCCGGTTCGAGGCCGGCCTCGTCCAGCACGGCGCGGGCGATCTCCAGGTTAGCGCCCATCTGGCTGACGCGGTGGGCGTCGGAGTTGACCACAACGCGCGCGCCGCCCTCTTCGCCATACCAGCGCAACATCGTCGTCAGCGCCGGCCGCCAGCCGGGCGTATGATTCAGAAAGCGAGTGTTCAATTCCAGGGCCAGCCCGCGCCAGGCGATGGTCGCCAGCGCATCGCGGATGACGCCTTCCAGCCGCCGGGGCTGCAAGGGCGCGCCCAGCATCGTGCCGCGCCACAGGATGCGGTCGAAGTGGGCGACGACGTCGATCGATGAGAAGTCGGCGGCCATGTGGCCCAACGCGCTGAAGTAATCGGCGTACACGTCCTGCGGGTCGCGCCCGGCGAAGCAGGAGGCATCGTGGATGTTCTCGCCGTGCAGCCAGTGCAGCGAGGCGATGCGCACGTCGAACGGGTGGGCGGCCAGTAGCGCCGCCGCCGGCCGCGCGAACTCGTGCGGGTTGCCCAGTTCCACGCCGCTCAGGAGCGTCAGCCCGCGCGGCGCAAATTCGTCTTTCAGTCGATTCAGTTCAGCGAAATAGGCCGTGGCGTCAAACGGGCCGCCATGCCAGCGGCCGTGCCATTCGGCGTGCTCGGTGACGGCGATCTCCGTCAGCCCCAGCGCCAGCGCCCGCCAACAGAGCGCCTCAATGGAATCCTGCCCATCCACGCTGAAAGTAGAGTGCATGTGATAGTCAGTCATTATTTCTTGTGCGTTCATATACTCCTATTAGACCGAATTTGCCGCGTTGCGTCAATTGGGCAGTGTTAACAGTTGGTTATGTGTCGGTTATGCGTATATCAACAGTCGGACTATAATCACCTGAGAACTGATGCCCCAGGGAGATAACCATGACGAAGTTTGCGGACAAAAATGTTTTGATCACCGGCAGCGCCAGCGGGATCGGCCGCCTGATGGCCCAGAAGATCGCCGCCCGCGGGGCCAAGGTCATCCTGTGGGACATCAACCTCGCCGGGCTGGAGTCGCTCAGCGATCAGATTGAACGCTGGGGCTACCGCGCCGCCGTCTACCAGCAATGCGACATGAGCGACCGCGAGGAAATTCGCGAGACGGCCCAGCGCGTGCTGGCCGAGCACGGCACGGTGGACGTGGTCATCAATAACGCCGGCGTCGTCTCCGGCAAGCCGCTGCTGGAACTGACCGACGAGGCC is drawn from Candidatus Promineifilum breve and contains these coding sequences:
- a CDS encoding UTP--glucose-1-phosphate uridylyltransferase, producing MKSYSAQFTPFVDRMEAEQLSETFIDNFAYYYDKLTAGDDGLIAEGHIVPVESLTDAARLPRNLAEIGRAAVERTIIIKLNGGLGTGMGLVGPKSLLTVKNDLTFLDIIARQAIGVGAPLLLMNSFATNEESLAVLNHYSSLCGRLPLSFLQHKQPKVEVDTLAPAHWPEDSELEWCPPGHGDLYVALVTSGMLDQLLAAGFENAFISNADNLGAVLDLSILGHFIDNRLPFLMEVADRTPADRKGGHLARLKDGRLVLREIAQCPDDDMDAFQDIERHRYFNTNNLWLHLPTLKRVLLERDFRLGLPMIRNRKTIDPRDPDSTPVYQLETAMGSAIAVFDGAQAIRVPRARFAPVKRTDDLLAVRSDAYILTDDYRIVLAPERQGTPPTIELDEEHYRFVSDLDHHFPAGAPSLRCCRQLRVEGEFEFGRRIVLRGDVLLHNPDDDCRIVPDGLLLEDECWPEEAIAVGDTMVAQPAAHP
- a CDS encoding M50 family metallopeptidase is translated as MFDSNILWAIGGFLIILTPIVLIHEFGHFAAAKLVKVQVEEFGFGLPPRAVKLFERNGTIYSLNWIPVGGFVRPAGEDNPGVPGGLAAASKKARLFVLAAGSGMNFITAIFFFWLALVLGAPAVQVGDVNPGSPAAVGGLQSGDVLLEVEGRMVMSAGTLINAVAERAGTEIDLLILRGGQEQTVTVIPRRAGEYDAAIEGPLGIGLGEGPRIGRNPIEALVGSGQFMWEYISLYARLPSMLINGEITPQEARPVSIVGISQIAGEAAESSASGRTLYPILTMASFISIALGLTNLLPIPALDGGRILFVLIEAVRGRRIEPEREGMVHVIGMLVLLALMFVLIVQDIINPIIPIQ
- the glmS gene encoding glutamine--fructose-6-phosphate transaminase (isomerizing) codes for the protein MCGIVGYIGPRQAPEIVLQGLKRLEYRGYDSAGIAALGDDGAIAIRRDVGKLANLEATLAAAPLAGHVAIGHTRWATHGAPTQRNAHPHLSMNGRVVLVHNGIVENFKALRDELTAEGVEFRSETDTEVIVQLAERYMAGGQSLEEAARHTLGHLEGANAVVLMSADQPDRIVCARIGNAGGITLGLGEGEMFIASDIPAILEYTRQMIFLESRQMAVITAGGYRVMTLDGRPVAPERHTIAWDPVSAVKGEYKHFMQKEIFEQPRALIDTLGGRVDFETGCVTLPEMNLTPELVARLNKLIIVACGTSYYAGLVGKFMIETIARLPVEVEYASEFRYYNPIIDERTAVLSITQSGETADTLAAAEQARGQGATLWAIVNAIGSQSMRLSDGAIPMHAGPEIGVASTKAFTSSLADLYLLACALGEMRGLLTPQRRRQLADDVAHLPALVGRALEHDAAYQALAERFHKAENFLFLGRGINYPIALEGALKLKEISYIHAEGYPAGEMKHGPIALIDESMPVLAIVTKDALYDKMISQVQQAKARGGVVIALATEGDEAIRAEADHVIYVPETPPLLAPIVNVVPLQLLSYHIAVRRGADVDQPRNLAKSVTVE
- a CDS encoding histidinol-phosphatase HisJ family protein, whose translation is MTDYHMHSTFSVDGQDSIEALCWRALALGLTEIAVTEHAEWHGRWHGGPFDATAYFAELNRLKDEFAPRGLTLLSGVELGNPHEFARPAAALLAAHPFDVRIASLHWLHGENIHDASCFAGRDPQDVYADYFSALGHMAADFSSIDVVAHFDRILWRGTMLGAPLQPRRLEGVIRDALATIAWRGLALELNTRFLNHTPGWRPALTTMLRWYGEEGGARVVVNSDAHRVSQMGANLEIARAVLDEAGLEPATLQPATAFA
- a CDS encoding AEC family transporter, whose translation is MNVFLHVLTQNILPIMLVVSFGYLLRRRLALDSGTLSSVIFYILSPCLVFSSLATSNLPADELAVLVAFSAVSILVTGGLALVLARLLHLDRAALATLLIVAMFVNAGNYGLTLLQLRYGDEGLARGVVYYVTSTIMAYTLGVAIASLGRVSWRATGQRIVRLPAVYAVLLAIVVYAFRLPVPAPLMNGITIAGSGAIPLMLVALGMQIADMQPEADGRLVWPAVGLRLLGGPLVGIAIAALLGLQGAGRSAMIIESAMPAAVINLILAAEFGLPTSTVARIVVFSTLISPLTIAAAITVLGL
- a CDS encoding HEAT repeat domain-containing protein codes for the protein MTTHKELPFAVVLTSLFTSEDMPIHLIYRLSDLSEADYRTFKKEWPEVAEERRLALARHMADIAEDNYIVDFTPLFAHLFTDKAAVVRVAALDGVWDAESPDIVAPILTMLKSDPDVSVRASAARALAHYILLAEWGQIDTELETSIIEALLAEYDKPLVAQEVKRAALEAVSASGHPRVAELIDDAYEEGNDDMQLSAIFAMGNSADDRWLPILEAELGSLSPDFRAEAARACGMIGSQSAIDALEELLTDKELEVGLAAVYALGQIGGERVTALLSRLAEDPDFEEFYDAIDEALEEMDMMGSEFDLLAFDDDEDDDAFPDDLRLN
- a CDS encoding peptidase MA family metallohydrolase, whose translation is MISLLSSITPRRVRGLLVLWLLPLLLVAARQDEQIELRSTADYVYGQSMNFHLAAANVGRIESVTLFFRLGASPDSFSVDVPITPGERAEVVYTLDLSQTRLPPFGSITYWWELGREIGTPLRVPEQVISYVDDQFIWRQLVSTDEQGGGSIRIHWTADDEALGETARAITFEMLPAIGRLVPLEHIIPFDVYIYPSTADLGAALLLAGREYVPGRTYPDLGVALVTVVNPQTAETELRHELSRELVDLLLYQGLNQYALNVPPWLRRGLAGMVRGQSDPILDDALRSALVAETTIPFGELCAGLAIDDDLAAAQSEALVAFIAATYGDRAVVDLVNAFAAGDDCPTAVRQATKLSPEQLEATWRRAQSGRPGSRTLAEVAVWLVFVLAGFGLAGLLLWRPRRKHT
- a CDS encoding IS982 family transposase, translated to MDTEIITIYCLCDDFLKAMNHVEDRQRRLIDAEVMTVAIVAARYFGGIIERARVMLAEPRYMPLMVSRSRLNRRLRRVMPLLLSLFETLAEEWKAQNEASWYALDTFPVAACDPYRVIRVRLYDGEAYRGYQASKRRYYYGLKLHLMVTAHGQPVEFFLTPASCGDVTGLQLFNFDLPEGSHVYADKAYNDYRIEDELTQVGIHLLPLRKKNSKRPHPAWLTTLISAKRKVVETAGSLIQRCMPKSIHAVTAAGFEMKVVLFVLGLSLHYVLG